A region of Beijerinckia sp. 28-YEA-48 DNA encodes the following proteins:
- a CDS encoding flavin-dependent oxidoreductase, whose amino-acid sequence MHIAIAGGGIAGLCLALNLKNRGIDCTVYERVPDVKELGVGITLLPHAMREFAALGVADELQSQGITNIDSCFFNRFGQLIYKEPRGKFAGYPQPEVGIHRGKLHLTLFKAAKERLGADKVITDWSCAGFEQDDKGVTVHFKTFAGEDRPSVHADALIACDGINSAIRKQLYPDDKIAFGGINTWRGVTKRKPILSGRSYMRVGSIKTGKMVIYPIIDNVDGEGNQLINWMAEIEQPEVGKKNDWNQSGKLEDFKHIYKDWRFDWLDVADMIEKSEMILEYPMVDKDPVDRWTFGRVTLMGDAAHPMYPRGSNGSAQAAIDARTLADCLQRESDAAAALAAYDAARVAVANKVVLTNRSNPPDFINIKVEELVGDKPFDNLDRYITQDELRALSDNYKKIAGFAAPLPS is encoded by the coding sequence ATGCATATCGCGATAGCGGGCGGCGGCATCGCCGGTCTATGCCTGGCGCTGAACCTGAAGAACCGCGGCATCGATTGCACGGTCTATGAGCGTGTGCCCGACGTGAAAGAGCTTGGGGTCGGCATCACTTTGCTGCCCCACGCCATGCGTGAATTCGCGGCGCTCGGCGTCGCCGATGAGCTGCAAAGCCAGGGCATCACCAATATCGACAGCTGCTTCTTCAACCGCTTCGGTCAGCTCATCTACAAGGAGCCGCGCGGCAAGTTCGCCGGTTATCCGCAGCCGGAGGTCGGCATCCATCGCGGCAAGCTGCATCTCACCTTGTTCAAGGCGGCCAAGGAACGGCTCGGCGCCGACAAGGTGATCACCGATTGGTCTTGCGCCGGTTTCGAGCAGGACGACAAGGGCGTCACCGTCCATTTCAAAACCTTTGCCGGCGAGGACCGCCCGTCGGTGCACGCCGATGCATTGATCGCCTGTGACGGCATCAATTCAGCCATCCGCAAACAGCTTTATCCCGACGACAAGATCGCCTTCGGCGGCATCAACACCTGGCGCGGCGTCACCAAGCGCAAGCCGATCCTGTCGGGGCGCAGCTATATGCGCGTCGGCTCGATCAAGACCGGCAAAATGGTGATCTATCCGATCATCGATAATGTCGATGGCGAGGGCAATCAGCTGATCAACTGGATGGCCGAGATCGAGCAGCCTGAAGTCGGCAAGAAGAACGACTGGAACCAGTCCGGCAAGCTGGAAGACTTCAAGCATATCTACAAGGACTGGCGCTTCGATTGGCTCGATGTCGCCGACATGATCGAGAAGTCAGAGATGATTCTCGAATATCCGATGGTCGACAAGGATCCCGTCGATCGCTGGACGTTTGGTCGCGTGACCTTGATGGGCGATGCCGCTCATCCGATGTATCCGCGCGGATCGAACGGCTCGGCCCAGGCGGCGATCGATGCGCGCACCCTGGCCGACTGCCTGCAGCGCGAGAGCGACGCAGCGGCGGCGCTGGCCGCCTATGATGCGGCGCGGGTGGCTGTCGCCAACAAGGTGGTGCTGACCAACCGCTCCAATCCGCCCGATTTCATCAACATCAAGGTCGAGGAACTGGTCGGTGATAAGCCGTTCGACAATCTCGACCGCTATATCACTCAGGACGAGCTGCGCGCGCTGTCCGACAATTACAAGAAGATCGCCGGCTTCGCTGCGCCGCTGCCGAGCTGA
- a CDS encoding tripartite tricarboxylate transporter TctB family protein, with product MLDQQGLPDQMGESLVTPRSGVAIGELCIALGMVALAAVMVWQVFEIPVSPLYAKVGPTVMPFFAALGLGFLGLLLLASAVRGGWQTEEEREARPDWHALAWIIAGLILNVLLIGPAGFTLASVILYVCVARGFGSHNTPRDAGFGLTFALIAYFGFAKTLGINIGAGFVENWLESLLFGGVPS from the coding sequence TTGCTTGATCAGCAGGGCTTGCCTGATCAAATGGGGGAAAGCCTGGTCACACCGCGCAGCGGCGTGGCCATCGGCGAATTGTGCATCGCTCTGGGGATGGTCGCGCTCGCGGCGGTTATGGTGTGGCAGGTCTTCGAGATCCCGGTCTCACCGCTGTATGCCAAGGTCGGCCCGACGGTCATGCCGTTCTTCGCCGCCCTGGGGCTAGGGTTCCTCGGCCTTCTGCTACTCGCCTCGGCGGTGCGCGGTGGCTGGCAGACGGAGGAGGAACGCGAGGCGCGGCCGGATTGGCACGCCCTGGCGTGGATCATCGCCGGCCTCATCCTCAATGTGCTGCTGATCGGTCCGGCCGGCTTCACCCTCGCTTCGGTCATTCTCTATGTCTGCGTGGCGCGTGGCTTTGGCTCGCACAACACTCCGCGTGACGCGGGCTTCGGCCTCACCTTCGCGCTGATTGCTTATTTCGGCTTCGCTAAGACACTCGGCATCAATATCGGCGCTGGCTTTGTCGAGAATTGGCTGGAAAGCCTGCTGTTCGGCGGAGTGCCGTCATGA
- a CDS encoding tripartite tricarboxylate transporter substrate-binding protein: MLTRRDLLVTTAAAGTVHSLGLSLAQAQHIEMLRMFVPAAPGGGWDQTARAIEATLRATKSVNGVQITNVAGAGGAVGLPQFLNQWKGQGNALMVAGMVMVGALIANKSPFSLTQVTPIARLTGEFLALCVPASSAFKTAKDFADALKADPTKVPVAGGSAGGSDHILLGMIAQAVGAPPAKVSYVAFSGGGPATAALLGSQVAAGISGYGEFGEQIKAGKLRVLAISSDKRIDGIDAPTLKEQGIDVELFNWRGVFAPPGVNEAQRTALIAAVEKLAASKEWADTCKRQEWTQITLTGADYGKFVADETVRIGAILKEIGLA; the protein is encoded by the coding sequence ATGCTGACCAGACGCGATCTTTTAGTGACCACAGCCGCTGCTGGCACGGTACACAGCCTTGGCTTGTCGCTTGCTCAGGCTCAGCACATCGAAATGTTGCGTATGTTCGTGCCGGCGGCGCCGGGCGGCGGCTGGGATCAGACCGCGCGTGCCATCGAAGCGACGCTGCGCGCCACCAAATCGGTCAATGGAGTCCAGATCACCAATGTGGCGGGGGCGGGCGGGGCCGTCGGCCTGCCGCAGTTCCTCAACCAGTGGAAGGGCCAGGGCAACGCGCTGATGGTCGCCGGCATGGTCATGGTGGGCGCGCTGATCGCCAATAAAAGCCCGTTCAGCCTGACACAGGTGACGCCGATCGCCCGCCTCACCGGCGAGTTCCTGGCGCTATGCGTGCCCGCCAGTTCCGCTTTCAAAACCGCCAAGGATTTCGCCGACGCCTTGAAAGCCGATCCGACCAAGGTGCCCGTGGCCGGAGGCTCGGCCGGCGGTTCCGATCACATTCTGCTTGGCATGATCGCCCAGGCGGTGGGCGCGCCCCCGGCTAAAGTCTCCTATGTCGCGTTCTCGGGCGGCGGACCCGCCACGGCGGCACTGCTTGGCAGCCAGGTCGCCGCCGGCATTTCCGGCTACGGCGAGTTCGGCGAGCAGATCAAGGCTGGCAAGCTGCGCGTTCTGGCGATTTCCTCCGACAAGCGGATCGACGGCATTGATGCGCCGACCTTGAAGGAACAGGGCATTGATGTGGAGCTGTTCAACTGGCGCGGCGTCTTCGCCCCTCCCGGCGTCAACGAAGCCCAGCGCACGGCGCTGATCGCGGCCGTCGAGAAACTCGCCGCTTCGAAGGAATGGGCCGACACCTGCAAGCGGCAGGAGTGGACACAGATCACGCTCACGGGCGCCGACTATGGCAAGTTCGTCGCCGACGAGACGGTGCGCATCGGCGCCATTCTCAAGGAAATCGGCCTTGCTTGA